A window of the Halostagnicola kamekurae genome harbors these coding sequences:
- a CDS encoding AbrB/MazE/SpoVT family DNA-binding domain-containing protein has protein sequence MGKSAFEANNGEELTLTVDDRGRVTLPKEVRDRLGIESNDEIPATLVGSVLEVNPKPSSKLETATAGQENWENTTPTDAGESLFGPMDR, from the coding sequence ATGGGAAAGTCCGCATTTGAAGCGAACAACGGGGAAGAACTCACGCTCACAGTGGACGATCGAGGACGGGTAACACTCCCAAAAGAGGTTCGGGACCGATTAGGAATCGAATCAAACGATGAGATTCCTGCAACCCTCGTCGGGTCGGTCCTCGAAGTCAACCCCAAGCCAAGCTCGAAATTAGAGACAGCAACAGCCGGTCAAGAGAACTGGGAGAATACAACACCAACCGATGCCGGAGAATCGCTCTTCGGGCCGATGGACCGGTGA
- a CDS encoding universal stress protein, with protein MTIVASVDDEERSKAVVKEAATLADRFDEPLHVVSVYEDSEHDHLLNEKANIDEKPTEEDRKEIARTVAERASDGISREREVIGRTGNPAEEILNYATEVDSRYLVLGGRKRSPVGKALFGSITQSILLDADRPVVAVMDGN; from the coding sequence ATGACAATTGTTGCTTCAGTTGATGACGAGGAGAGGTCGAAAGCAGTAGTGAAGGAAGCGGCGACGTTAGCCGACCGCTTTGACGAACCGCTTCATGTCGTCTCCGTGTATGAAGATTCGGAGCACGATCATCTCCTCAACGAGAAAGCCAACATCGATGAAAAGCCGACGGAGGAGGACAGAAAAGAAATCGCTCGAACGGTCGCCGAACGGGCTTCCGATGGGATTTCGAGGGAACGCGAAGTGATTGGACGAACGGGAAATCCCGCCGAAGAAATCCTGAACTATGCTACCGAGGTAGATTCCCGATATCTCGTGCTGGGCGGACGGAAACGATCGCCGGTCGGCAAGGCGCTATTCGGAAGCATCACCCAATCGATCCTTCTGGACGCGGACCGACCGGTAGTCGCGGTAATGGACGGTAATTGA
- a CDS encoding PLP-dependent transferase, which translates to MGFVLRTVDQATSFRHCTSPTFEWAGSDECTEHAYSRESDPTRAALEDQIARLEGGEHGLVFASGMAAISTTMLSLVPLGVHRVVGLRL; encoded by the coding sequence GTGGGATTCGTCCTGCGGACGGTGGACCAAGCGACGTCATTCCGCCACTGCACCTCTCCCACCTTCGAGTGGGCTGGGTCTGACGAATGTACTGAACACGCGTACTCGCGTGAGAGCGATCCAACGCGGGCGGCCCTCGAAGACCAGATCGCCCGCCTCGAAGGCGGCGAGCATGGATTGGTGTTCGCTTCGGGGATGGCCGCTATCTCGACGACGATGCTATCGCTGGTTCCACTGGGGGTACATCGTGTCGTCGGACTCCGTCTATAG
- a CDS encoding AEC family transporter: protein MFLLEILATAILPVVGIAAIGFTLGWSKDTEPDALNTITVYVLAPALVVHSLTTSSLAGSTIVDVVLAVALFTIAMIALAESIARSTGHSEPLLGAFVLATVFPNTGNYGIPLVDFAFGATGRSTAVLVTALQGVMLYTVGIYIAARGGEESPLADMRRVFGVPLVYAVGAALAARWLGVVPAADTALMQTLELLGNASIPVMLLILGIQLSNVDGDGDVRPIGTASAMRLLVAPLLAIAAVLAVGIGNTTVAQVVVVLLATPTGVTTIILVGAFSQDVEGLSADEFISATVFLTTVASIVTVTALIGVLQSGILS from the coding sequence ATGTTTCTTCTGGAGATTCTCGCGACGGCGATTTTGCCCGTCGTCGGGATCGCAGCGATCGGGTTCACGCTTGGCTGGAGTAAGGATACCGAACCGGACGCGCTCAACACGATCACCGTCTACGTACTCGCGCCCGCACTGGTGGTCCACAGCCTCACGACGTCATCACTGGCTGGCTCGACGATTGTGGACGTCGTTCTGGCAGTCGCATTGTTCACCATAGCGATGATTGCTCTCGCGGAGAGCATTGCTCGCTCGACCGGCCACTCGGAGCCGCTGCTGGGCGCGTTCGTCCTCGCAACGGTCTTTCCGAACACCGGCAACTACGGGATTCCGCTGGTGGACTTCGCGTTCGGAGCGACGGGGCGGAGCACCGCCGTCCTCGTGACGGCGCTTCAGGGTGTCATGCTGTATACCGTCGGCATCTACATCGCCGCCCGCGGGGGCGAGGAGAGTCCGCTGGCGGACATGCGCCGGGTGTTCGGCGTCCCGCTGGTGTACGCGGTCGGCGCCGCACTCGCGGCGCGGTGGCTCGGCGTCGTCCCGGCGGCGGACACGGCGCTGATGCAGACGCTGGAACTGCTCGGCAACGCCTCGATTCCCGTGATGCTGCTGATCCTCGGGATCCAACTGTCGAACGTCGACGGCGACGGCGACGTCCGCCCGATCGGCACCGCGAGCGCGATGCGACTTCTAGTGGCCCCGTTGCTCGCGATCGCCGCCGTCCTCGCGGTCGGAATCGGGAATACGACAGTTGCACAGGTTGTCGTAGTCCTACTCGCGACGCCGACGGGCGTCACGACGATTATCCTTGTCGGCGCGTTTAGCCAGGATGTAGAGGGTCTCTCTGCGGACGAGTTCATCAGTGCAACAGTCTTCCTGACAACGGTCGCGAGCATAGTGACCGTCACGGCGCTTATCGGCGTATTGCAATCCGGGATTCTCAGCTAA
- a CDS encoding pirin family protein, whose translation MTDSSPTQTQSRIYTAPRTDVSQNQGKFRIHFNFPGRAVPDHDDHGYGPLATVVESFMDPGTLIRMHQHRNEEIISWVPEGVMRHDDRQGNELATDPDHLMVMNAGSGFWHAEETLADDPPLRMLQIFVRPHSLDLEPGIQHEPIPDPIAGEWRHLFGPEGTDAPLYVRNDVGFYDCRLDAGATTTLPSRPGWDTYLYVFDGAVEVGDEPVGFTESALVTDDDDVAVTATEDATIVAFTINPDAPITRQGTIGR comes from the coding sequence ATGACCGATTCGTCTCCCACACAGACACAGTCTCGTATCTACACGGCGCCGCGAACGGATGTCTCGCAGAATCAGGGCAAGTTCCGGATTCACTTCAACTTTCCCGGCCGCGCCGTCCCTGATCACGACGACCACGGGTACGGGCCGCTCGCGACCGTCGTCGAGTCGTTCATGGACCCCGGGACCCTGATCCGGATGCACCAGCACCGCAACGAGGAGATCATCTCGTGGGTCCCCGAGGGCGTGATGCGCCACGACGACCGGCAGGGCAACGAACTCGCCACCGATCCCGACCATCTGATGGTTATGAACGCCGGCAGCGGCTTCTGGCACGCAGAAGAAACGCTCGCCGACGACCCGCCGCTGCGGATGCTCCAGATCTTCGTCCGCCCGCACAGCCTCGACCTCGAGCCCGGCATCCAGCACGAGCCGATTCCCGACCCGATCGCCGGCGAGTGGCGCCACCTATTCGGGCCCGAGGGGACCGACGCTCCGCTGTACGTCCGCAACGACGTCGGCTTCTACGACTGCCGACTCGACGCCGGGGCCACGACCACGCTCCCGTCGCGACCGGGGTGGGACACCTATCTGTACGTATTCGATGGCGCAGTCGAGGTTGGCGATGAGCCGGTCGGATTCACCGAGAGCGCACTCGTGACTGACGACGACGACGTGGCCGTCACTGCAACCGAGGACGCCACTATCGTCGCGTTCACCATCAACCCCGACGCGCCGATCACGCGCCAAGGCACTATCGGCCGCTGA
- a CDS encoding ABC transporter permease — protein sequence MSEPSRDEAADKARADGGHVRTTPSSNSFFSDFWVNFVRWNLKAVRNPFVVVGSLVQPIIFLVLFTQVFGQIATSALGSGGGAGGITYETFLLPAIAMQVSLAAAAGSGIGLVNDMEEGMFEKTLVMPMSRSAMFLGKTAAEIMRIVVQIAIILVLGSVLGANVATGFLGAIGILGIGVLFSLWFIALSNIMAVVTRDQESTIIGANLLQFPLLFVSTAFLPLDSMPDWIQVVATYNPITYGVDAARALMLDQDVMTVVEVTRFGGIWDTLIPAIAVLLVLDIVLGGVMVYLLNRTSSSAVQ from the coding sequence ATGAGCGAGCCCTCGAGAGACGAGGCCGCTGACAAGGCCCGCGCCGACGGTGGGCACGTCCGCACGACGCCGTCGAGCAACTCCTTTTTCAGCGATTTCTGGGTGAACTTCGTCCGCTGGAACTTGAAGGCGGTACGTAACCCATTCGTCGTCGTTGGGTCGCTCGTCCAGCCGATCATCTTCCTCGTCCTGTTCACACAGGTGTTCGGCCAGATTGCGACGAGCGCGCTCGGTAGCGGTGGCGGGGCGGGGGGCATCACTTACGAGACGTTCCTGCTGCCCGCCATCGCGATGCAGGTGTCGCTGGCGGCCGCCGCAGGGTCAGGGATTGGTCTCGTCAACGATATGGAGGAGGGGATGTTCGAGAAGACGCTCGTGATGCCGATGAGCCGCTCGGCGATGTTCCTCGGAAAGACCGCCGCCGAGATCATGCGGATCGTCGTCCAGATCGCTATCATCCTCGTGCTGGGTTCGGTGCTCGGCGCGAACGTCGCAACCGGGTTCCTCGGCGCCATCGGGATCCTCGGCATCGGCGTCCTCTTCTCGCTGTGGTTCATCGCGCTCTCGAACATCATGGCCGTCGTGACCCGCGACCAGGAGTCGACCATAATCGGCGCGAATCTCCTGCAGTTCCCCCTGCTGTTCGTTTCCACCGCCTTCCTCCCGTTGGACTCGATGCCCGACTGGATTCAAGTCGTCGCGACGTACAATCCGATCACCTACGGCGTCGATGCAGCACGCGCGCTTATGCTCGACCAGGACGTCATGACCGTCGTCGAGGTTACTCGCTTCGGCGGTATCTGGGACACACTTATCCCGGCAATCGCCGTGCTCCTTGTTCTCGATATCGTGCTCGGCGGCGTCATGGTCTACCTGCTCAACCGCACGTCGAGTTCTGCCGTGCAGTGA
- a CDS encoding type II toxin-antitoxin system VapC family toxin → MTDSLPTEVTVLTDVNVLSIALTDDHPAHDDVYPWIQNAIDGPNVLLVFDYYPLRAQYLMTSNFGVDAVAARNAIQSLVRSPARIVSATETTLLEAYEISAEKNHDVYDSFIVALARAYDADYLITTDGDFDDLCDDEDVKYVNPIPTEKHEKLTLIDG, encoded by the coding sequence ATGACTGATTCGCTCCCGACTGAAGTGACGGTTCTCACTGACGTGAATGTCCTCTCAATTGCGCTCACCGATGATCATCCTGCACACGACGACGTGTATCCGTGGATCCAGAACGCAATCGATGGGCCAAACGTCTTGCTCGTGTTCGATTACTATCCGTTGCGGGCCCAGTACTTGATGACGAGCAATTTTGGGGTAGACGCAGTTGCTGCTCGAAATGCTATTCAATCACTTGTTCGTAGTCCTGCACGAATCGTCAGTGCCACCGAGACAACGCTGCTTGAGGCATACGAGATCAGCGCTGAGAAAAACCACGACGTGTACGATTCGTTCATCGTTGCGCTTGCACGAGCTTATGACGCCGATTACTTGATTACAACTGACGGCGATTTCGACGATCTTTGTGACGACGAAGATGTGAAATACGTCAATCCAATCCCAACTGAGAAACATGAGAAATTAACATTAATTGATGGGTAG
- a CDS encoding PAS domain S-box protein, producing the protein MDALFEHSPGMFVVHDIDGVIQNVNQRLCIEIGYIEDELLGRTVWDIDPTTDPARASSF; encoded by the coding sequence ATCGACGCGCTCTTCGAGCACTCCCCGGGTATGTTCGTAGTCCATGACATCGACGGTGTAATTCAAAATGTCAACCAACGACTGTGCATCGAAATCGGATACATAGAAGACGAACTGCTTGGACGAACGGTCTGGGACATCGATCCGACCACTGACCCAGCTCGTGCATCGTCGTTCTGA